The following are from one region of the Coffea eugenioides isolate CCC68of chromosome 2, Ceug_1.0, whole genome shotgun sequence genome:
- the LOC113760701 gene encoding calmodulin-binding transcription activator 1-like, translated as MAGSGSQNLGFRLDIKQILSEAQHRWLRPAEICEILRNYQKFYITPEPPVKPASGSVFLFDRKVLRYFRKDGHNWRKKKDGKTVKEAHEKLKVGSVDMLHCYYAHGEENENFQRRSYWMLEQDLMHIVFVHYLEVKGNKANIQCLKDAGTVSSNSQDDSSLSFGSPANSDRLASPYTDMTSPTSTLTSACEDAESEINHPASSRFHPYLETTQEDFRGLENLDAGFSSSYNVLQSLGGQPTSSASVHDGCTVDHPKSNFVPGVERTLDSASWEEVLGQCTTGMVGDGHKSWNAPAHQANWQGDCLSPMQGVPLSQNLIPDSAYYGKGSLWEQKSISALLQSAADPFYMRPDGQEDEAVERDVQKLRQNVEAGYMMSYKAETSMPSAGSGNCSLVLKQPHLSGIQAEESLKKVDSFSRWMAKELGEVEELPLHSTNGYSWSVIQTEDVVGDSCTPTQLQLDADTLNFSLSQDQLFSITDFSPNWAYSRLETKVLITGRFLKSGQEFTRYKWSCMFGELEVPAEVLSGGVLCCHAPPHKAGLVPFYVTCSNRLACSEVREFEYRAGPSQEIDFADIPGSDAIEVHLQRRLEKLFLTGPIGSTQSVSETITDKKEVVNKIFLLMEAEYNQMATLSPRDVSPPNGIEEQHGEKLLKEKFYTWLIQKVTEGGKGPSLLDDEGQGVLHLAAALGFNWAIKPVIISGISIDFRDVNGWTALHWAALCGREDTVAVLVSLGAAPGALTDPSAEHPLARTPADLASANGHKGIAGFLAECSLTTHLSTLTVKDSKDDDTLQYSEAKAIKTVSERVASPITEQDVPDSLSLKDSMAAVCNATQAAARIHQIFRIQSFQRKQLDIQHINESSSMDEHTLSLIAAKTSRLGKNDWTAHGAAISIQKKFRGWKKRKEFLIIRQRIVKIQAHVRGHQVRKKYKTIIWSVGILEKVILRWRRKGSGLRGFRPDAVAKCPSAENMPRKDDDYDFLKEGRKQTEERLQKALSRVKSMAQYPEARAQYRRLLTVAEGFRETEDTSNPTLSGSEDVSYADEELFDVEKLSDHDTFMSMAFE; from the exons ATGGCCGGGAGCGGATCGCAAAACCTAGGGTTTCGATTAG ATATTAAGCAAATTTTATCAGAAGCACAGCACCGATGGCTGAGACCtgctgaaatttgtgaaatTCTGCGCAACTATCAGAAGTTTTATATTACTCCTGAGCCTCCAGTCAAGCCAGCTA GTGGATCTGTCTTTCTGTTTGATCGGAAGGTGCTGAGATACTTCCGGAAAGATGGGCATAActggaggaagaagaaggatGGTAAGACTGTGAAGGAGGCACATGAAAAGCTGAAG GTTGGGAGTGTTGATATGCTACACTGCTATTATGCCCATGGAGAAGAAAATGAGAATTTCCAAAGACGCAGTTACTGGATGCTTGAACA GGATCTCATGCATATAGTTTTTGTTCACTACTTGGAGGTTAAG GGTAATAAAGCAAACATTCAATGCCTCAAGGATGCTGGAACAGTGTCATCTAATTCTCAAGATGACAGTTCGTTGTCCTTTGGTTCTCCTGCAAATTCTGACAGATTGGCTTCACCATATACCGACATGACGAGTCCTACAAGCACTCTAACATCTGCATGTGAAGATGCTGAATCTG AAATTAATCACCCAGCAAGTTCCAGATTTCATCCATATCTTGAAACAACGCAAGAGGACTTCAGGGGGTTGGAGAATTTAGATGCTGGCTTCTCAAGCTCTTATAATGTGCTTCAGTCTTTGG GTGGTCAGCCTACTTCTTCGGCTTCAGTTCATGATGGATGCACTGTTGATCACCCCAAAAGTAATTTTGTACCTGGTGTTGAAAGAACACTAGATTCAGCATCTTGGGAAGAGGTCTTGGGGCAATGTACAACAG GTATGGTTGGTGATGGACACAAGTCCTGGAATGCCCCAGCACACCAAGCAAATTGGCAG GGAGATTGTTTATCGCCCATGCAAGGAGTGCCACTTAGTCAGAATCTGATTCCGGATTCAGCTTATTATGGCAAAGGAAGTTTATGGGAGCAGAAATCTATTTCTGCACTTCTTCAATCTGCTGCAGATCCATTTTACATGAGGCCTGATGGGCAAGAAGACGAAGCTGTGGAAAGGGACGTACAAAAACTGCGACAAAATGTAGAAGCCGGATATATGATGAGTTACAAGGCTGAGACTAGTATGCCTTCTGCAGGGTCTGGAAACTGTTCTTTGGTTTTGAAACAGCCACATCTGAGTGGAATCCAAGCAGAAGAAAGCTTGAAGAAAGTGGACAGCTTCTCCCGATGGATGGCTAAAGAATTAGGAGAAGTTGAGGAATTGCCTTTGCACTCAACCAATGGATACTCATGGAGTGTGATACAGACTGAGGATGTTGTTGGTGATTCCTGTACTCCCACCCAGCTGCAACTGGATGCAGACACATTAAATTTCTCACTCTCCCAAGATCAACTATTTAGCATCACTGATTTTTCACCAAATTGGGCTTACTCAAGGTTGGAGACCAAG GTCCTAATTACTGGAAGATTTCTCAAGAGTGGACAAGAGTTTACAAGATATAAGTGGTCATGTATGTTTGGAGAACTGGAGGTGCCAGCAGAAGTCTTATCAGGAGGAGTTCTTTGTTGCCATGCGCCACCACACAAGGCTGGGCTTGTCCCATTTTACGTGACTTGTTCAAATCGGTTGGCTTGTAGTGAAGTACGAGAATTTGAATATCGAGCTGGACCCTCGCAGGAAATTGATTTTGCAGATATTCCTGGAAGTGATGCAATTGAGGTGCATCTCCAAAGACGGCTCGAGAAATTATTCTTGACAGGACCGATAGGTAGCACCCAGAGTGTCTCTGAAACTATTACTGACAAAAAAGAAGTTGTCaataagatatttttattgatGGAGGCAGAATACAATCAGATGGCAACTCTGTCACCGAGGGATGTCTCCCCACCCAATGGAATAGAGGAGCAACATGGTGAAAAGCTGTTGAAGGAGAAGTTTTACACATGGCTGATCCAGAAAGTGACCGAAGGTGGAAAAGGGCCAAGTCTTCTTGACGATGAGGGTCAAGGAGTTTTGCATTTAGCAGCTGCTCTTGGTTTTAACTGGGCCATAAAGCCAGTCATTATTTCAGGAATTAGTATAGATTTTCGTGATGTAAATGGATGGACTGCACTTCACTGGGCTGCTCTATGTGGCAG GGAGGACACGGTTGCTGTTCTGGTCTCTCTTGGTGCGGCTCCTGGAGCATTAACAGATCCATCTGCTGAACATCCTTTGGCCAGAACTCCTGCAGACCTTGCTTCCGCAAATGGACACAAGGGGATAGCTGGTTTTCTTGCTGAGTGCTCCTTGACAACACACCTTTCAACATTGACTGTGAAAGATTCAAAGGATGATGATACCTTGCAATACTCTGAAGCAAAAGCTATAAAAACAGTTTCAGAACGTGTTGCATCTCCAATTACTGAACAGGATGTGCCAGATTCACTGTCATTGAAGGATTCTATGGCTGCTGTATGTAATGCAACTCAAGCAGCTGCTCGGATTCATCAAATTTTTAGGATTCAATCCTTTCAGAGGAAGCAGCTTGATATTCAGCACATTAATGAGTCATCATCTATGGACGAGCATACTCTCTCTCTTATAGCAGCCAAAACAAGCAGGCTGGGTAAGAATGATTGGACTGCTCATGGTGCTGCAATAAGCATTCAGAAAAAGTTTCGTGGTTGGAAGAAGCGAAAAGAATTTCTAATTATTAGGCAAAGAATTGTTAAAATCCAG GCTCATGTACGGGGGCATCAGGTGAGGAAGAAGTATAAAACAATAATTTGGTCGGTGGGAATACTAGAGAAGGTGATATTGCGGTGGAGGCGGAAAGGGAGTGGTTTAAGGGGTTTTCGCCCAGATGCAGTTGCCAAATGTCCAAGCGCTGAAAACATGCCCAGAAAGGATGATGATTATGATTTTCtaaaggaaggaagaaaacagACTGAAGAGAGGTTACAAAAAGCACTCTCTAGGGTCAAGTCCATGGCTCAATACCCTGAGGCAAGAGCTCAATACAGAAGGCTGCTAACTGTTGCTGAAGGATTCCGCGAAACTGAG GATACTTCCAACCCGACACTTAGTGGTTCTGAAGATGTGAGCTACGCTGATGAGGAACTATTTGATGTTGAAAAATTGTCGGATCACGATACTTTCATGTCCATGGCATTTGAATGA
- the LOC113761709 gene encoding ubiquinol oxidase, mitochondrial, with protein sequence MSHLLTRLALRRLVAGGNCGRYLPSSLSVTPGAAGATMAVVKPWDDVAVARGQGLGALVGQWRRMVSSVPEHAAPPEKEKKESGEAAVMGEKNDEMMVSSYWGISKKKIVREDGSDWPWNCFMPWETYHSNLTIDLKKHHKPKNFIDKVAFRTVKILRIPTDIFFQRRYGCRAMMLETVAAVPGMVGGMLLHLRSLRKFEQSGGWIKALLEEAENERMHLMTMVELVKPKWYERLLVLAVQGVFFNVFFVLYVLSPKLAHRIVGYLEEEAIHSYTEFLTDINSGAIENVPAPVIAIDYWRLPKDATLKDVVTVIRADEAHHRDVNHFASDIHFQGKELREAPAPLGYR encoded by the exons ATGAGCCACCTGTTGACTAGGTTAGCACTAAGGCGTTTGGTTGCCGGCGGTAACTGTGGCCGGTACCTGCCGTCGTCGCTGTCAGTGACTCCCGGAGCTGCAGGGGCGACGATGGCGGTTGTGAAGCCGTGGGATGACGTTGCTGTGGCTAGGGGCCAAGGTTTGGGGGCTTTGGTTGGTCAGTGGAGGAGGATGGTGAGCTCGGTACCGGAGCATGCAGCCCCGCcagagaaggagaagaaagagagtGGTGAAGCTGCGGTGATGGGAGAAAAGAACGACGAAATGATGGTTTCAAGTTATTGGGGCATTTCTAAGAAAAAGATCGTCAGAGAAGATGGCTCTGATTGGCCTTGGAACTGCTTCATG CCTTGGGAAACATACCATTCCAACTTGACAATTGATCTGAAGAAGCATCACAAGCccaaaaattttattgacaAAGTTGCTTTCAGGACTGTGAAGATTCTTAGAATTCCTACGGATATTTTTTTCCAG AGGAGGTATGGCTGTCGTGCAATGATGCTTGAAACTGTGGCTGCTGTTCCTGGTATGGTGGGAGGGATGCTGTTGCACCTGAGGTCTTTGCGCAAGTTTGAGCAAAGTGGCGGCTGGATCAAGGCATTACTTGAAGAAGCTGAGAATGAGAGGATGCACCTAATGACCATGGTAGAGCTTGTGAAACCCAAATGGTATGAAAGGCTGCTGGTTCTTGCTGTTCAGGGAGTCTTCTTCAATGTTTTTTTTGTGCTTTACGTTCTATCTCCCAAGCTGGCGCACAGAATTGTCGGGTATCTGGAAGAAGAAGCTATACACTCTTATACAGAATTTCTGACGGATATTAATAGTGGGGCAATTGAGAATGTTCCAGCTCCTGTTATTGCAATTGACTACTGGAGACTGCCTAAGGATGCAACCCTGAAAGATGTTGTTACTGTTATCCGTGCAGATGAAGCCCACCATCGGGACGTTAACCATTTTGCTTCT GATATTCATTTCCAAGGGAAGGAGTTAAGAGAGGCACCAGCTCCACTTGGTTACCGCTGA
- the LOC113760753 gene encoding copper-transporting ATPase PAA1, chloroplastic, which translates to MALSAMESTLSVTTTMAFLSLSKTHNSSSSSTSPFISHLHRRFSPARPTQLLRLPLHRILPNNSLAKSNRFGSIYLPRSLGAVELHPARSCLECVSYSAASFASGSGGFGGNDGSSGGGGGGGDSSAEGGEVKPATVAAGADDISALASDVIVLDVGGMTCGGCAASVKRILESQPQVSSASVNLTTETAIIWPVSEAKDIQNWQTQLGEALAKHLTSCGFKSNLRDSRKENFFEIFEKKMNEKRNQLKESGRGLVVSWALCAVCLIGHLSHFIGAKVSWIHAFHSTGFHMSLSLFTLLGPGRKLITDGLKSLIKGAPNMNTLVGLGAISSFAVSSLAALIPKLGWKTFFEEPVMLIAFVLLGRNLEQRAKIKATSDMTGLLSLLPSKARLIVNGDLSVEVPCNSLSVGDQIIVLPGDRVPADGIVRAGRSTVDESSFTGEPLPVTKLPGAEVAAGSVNLNGTLTIEVRRPGGETSMGDIVRLVEEAQTREAPVQQLADKIAGHFTYGVMALSAATFVFWNLFGARVLPAALHQGSPVSLALQLSCSVLVVACPCALGLATPTAVLVGTSLGAKKGLLFRGGSVLERFSAVDTIVFDKTGTLTLGRPVVTKIMTQGHDKDTNTKQDSSLKWSEVDILRLAAGVETNTNHPVGKAIVHAAQAANCPVMKAGEGTYIEEPGSGAVAIVENRKVSVGTLDWIKRHGVDESPLQELEETKNQSAVYVGIDDDLAGIIYVEDEIREDANHVVESLSKQGISTYLLSGDKKNAAEYVASVVGIPKDKVLYGVKPEQKKKFISELQKEHIVAMVGDGINDAAALASAHVGVAIGGGVGAASEVSSVVLMHNRLSQLLDALELSRLTMKTVKQNLWWAFAYNIFGIPIAAGALLPVTGTMLTPSIAGALMGLSSIGVMTNSLLLRFKYSSREKEIGGPSVRIDIPLDADRVLDQDKKLKDPFVSTR; encoded by the exons ATGGCTCTATCGGCAATGGAGTCAACATTATCAGTAACCACAACAATGGCATTTTTATCCCTATCCAAAACCCACAACTCCAGCTCTTCTTCTACTTCTCCATTCATTTCTCATCTCCACCGCCGTTTTTCCCCTGCTCGCCCAACTCAACTCCTACGTCTCCCCCTCCATCGCATTCTCCCCAATAATTCTCTCGCAAAATCAAACCGGTTTGGCTCTATCTATTTGCCGAGGAGCTTGGGTGCGGTGGAACTGCATCCTGCTAGGAGCTGCCTGGAGTGTGTGTCCTACTCCGCCGCCTCATTTGCTTCCGGTAGCGGAGGATTTGGGGGGAATGATGGGAGCAGCGGCGGAGGCGGCGGCGGGGGAGATAGTTCCGCCGAAGGTGGGGAAGTCAAGCCGGCCACTGTTGCTGCTGGAGCTGATGACATCTCTGCTTTGGCTTCTGACGTCATAGTTCTTGATGTTGGG GGAATGACTTGTGGGGGATGTGCAGCCAGTGTTAAGAGAATATTAGAAAGTCAA CCTCAGGTTTCATCAGCTAGTGTCAATCTCACTACAGAGACGGCTATTATATGGCCTGTATCTGAAGCTAAAGATATACAGAACTGGCAAACACAATTGGGAGAGGCGCTTGCAAAGCATTTGACTAGTTGTGGTTTTAAATCCAATCTTCGAG ATTCCAGGAAGGAGAACTTCTTtgagatttttgaaaaaaagatgAATGAAAAGCGCAATCAGTTGAAAGAAAGTG GTCGTGGGCTTGTTGTTTCTTGGGCTCTATGCGCAGTATGTCTTATTGGTCACCTTTCTCATTTTATTGGAGCTAAGGTTTCATGGATTCATGCATTCCATTCAACAGGATTCCATATGTCTTTATCACTATTTACATTGCTTGGTCCTGGTCGGAAACTTATAACTGATGGTCTCAAAAGTTTAATTAAAGGGGCTCCAAACATGAATACTTTAGTTGGTCTTGGGGCAATATCATCATTTGCAGTCAGCTCATTGGCAGCTCTTATACCAAAACTG GGTTGGAAAACATTCTTTGAGGAACCAGTTATGTTGATTGCATTTGTCTTGCTGGGAAGGAATCTTGAACAAAGAGCTAAGATCAAAGCAACCAGTGACATGACAGGCCTCCTAAGTCTTTTGCCATCTAAAGCTCGTCTTATTGTCAATGGTGATTTGAGTGTAGAAGTTCCATGTAACAGTCTTTCTGTGGGAGATCAGATTATTGTGCTACCTGGA GACCGTGTTCCTGCTGATGGGATTGTTAGAGCTGGTAGAAGCACGGTTGATGAGTCAAGTTTCACAGGGGAGCCTTTACCTGTTACAAAATTACCTGGG GCTGAAGTTGCTGCAGGAAGTGTTAATCTAAATGGAACACTCACCATTGAAGTGAGAAGACCTGGTGGTGAGACTTCCATGGGTGACATTGTTCGATTGGTCGAAGAAGCTCAGACTAGAGAAGCACCTGTGCAGCAGTTGGCTGACAAG ATTGCTGGGCACTTCACTTATGGGGTAATGGCACTTTCTGCTGCCACTTTTGTATTCTGGAACCTCTTTGGTGCACGGGTCCTGCCAGCTGCTCTTCATCAAGGAAGTCCAGTTTCACTGGCATTGCAGCTTTCTTGTAGTGTTCTG GTTGTTGCATGTCCCTGTGCACTTGGTTTAGCAACACCTACTGCTGTGCTG gttggaaCCTCACTTGGCGCTAAAAAGGGCTTGCTTTTTCGTGGTGGAAGTgttttggaaagattttcagCTGTCGACACAATTGTGTTTGACAAAACTGGGACATTAACACTTGGCAGGCCTGTTGTGACAAAAATTATGACTCAGGGACATGACAAGGATACAAATACAAA ACAAGATTCATCTCTTAAATGGTCAGAAGTCGATATCCTGAGGTTAGCTGCTGGAGTTGAGACAAATACAAATCATCCTGTAGGAAAAGCAATTGTGCATGCTGCTCAGGCAGCTAACTGCCCGGTCATGAAG GCTGGAGAGGGAACATATATAGAGGAACCTGGATCTGGTGCAGTAGCAATTGTTGAGAATAGAAAGGTGTCGGTTGGTACACTGGATTGGATAAAAAG GCATGGAGTTGATGAAAGTCCACTTCAGGAACTTGAGGAGACTAAGAATCAGTCTGCTGTCTATGTGGGAATAGATGATGATCTTGCTGGCATTATTTATGTCGAGGATGAAATCAGAGAAGATGCTAACCATGTTGTTGAATCATTGTCCAAACAAGGAATAAGCACTTATCTGTTATCGGGGGACAAGAAGAATGCTGCAGAGTATGTTGCATCTGTTGTTGGAATCCCTAAGGACAAA GTTTTATATGGAGTCAAACCAGAGCAGAAAAAGAAGTTTATAAGTGAACTTCAGAAGGAGCACATTGTGGCTATGGTTGGCGATGGAATTAATGATGCTGCTGCTTTGGCATCAGCACATGTAGGAGTTGCCATTGGTGGAGGTGTTGGAGCTGCTAGTGAGGTGTCTTCTGTTGTGCTGATGCACAACAGGTTGTCCCAG TTACTTGATGCACTGGAACTAAGCAGGCTAACCATGAAAACTGTGAAGCAAAACCTTTGGTGGGCTTTTGCATACAATATT TTTGGAATTCCTATAGCCGCTGGAGCATTGTTGCCAGTTACCGGAACTATGCTTACTCCATCAATTGCTGGTGCCCTCATGGGCTTGAGCTCTATTGGGGTAATGACAAATTCACTGCTTTTGAGATTCAAGTATTCGTCAAGAGAGAAAGAAATCGGTGGACCATCAGTACGGATTGATATCCCTCTTGATGCTGATAGAGTGCTGGACCAAGACAAAAAGTTGAAAGACCCTTTTGTATCCACTCGATGA